CTCCCGGCCTCCAAGGCCAAGGTCACCAAGACCGTCTGGTACGCACCGGCCCTCGCAGGCTTCCCGGAAGGCGGCACCGTCGGTCAGCCCGCTTACCAGGTCGTGGTGAGCAACAAGGACGCCAGCTTCACCGTCACCGTCGCCGCCACCGGCGCACCCACGGTCCTGGCCACCGCCACCAACACCCACGAGCTCAACCGCGCCGTGTGTGACGCCAACCGCTACAGCGCCGTCACCTATGACGACCTCAAGTGCGGCGTGGGCACCAAGAACGTCCTGAAGCGCAAGGAAGGCCAGGCGGCCTCCACCGTGGCCGACGTCAACGCCGTCTACAACTTCTTCGGCGACACCAGCTCCTTCTACGCCGCCAACACCAACGCCGGTGACCTGACCACGCTAGTGGGCGCGAACTACAACGACGGCGTCGGCACCGCGATCCGCGGCAGCGTCCGCCAGTGCGTCAGTGGCGATTCCTGCCCCTACACCAACGCCTTCTGGTCCGATGAGATCAGCGCGATGGTCTACGGCGAGGGTGTCACCACCGATGACGTCACCGGCCACGAGCTGACCCACGGCGTGACCTCCAAGACCAACGGACTGCTCTACCAGAACGAGTCCGGCGCCATCAACGAGTCCATGTCCGACATCTTCGGCGAACTCACCGACATCACCAACGGCAGCGCCGATGACACCGCCGCCAACCGCTGGAAGATGGGCGAGGGCAGCTCGCTGGGCGTCATCCGTGACATGAAGAGCCCGAAGAACTACCAGCAGCCAGGAGATCTACAAGGGCACGTACTGGCACGCGACCAGCACCAACCCGAACCAGAACAACGACCAGGGCGGCGTCCACACCAACAGCGGCGTGGGCAACAAGCTGGCCTACCTGATCACCGACGGCGCGACCTTCAACGGTCAGACCATCACCGGCCTGGGCGTCCACAAGACGGCCGAGCTGTACTGGACCACGCAGACCCTGCTGCCGTCCAACGCCACGTACGCCTCCCTCAAGAGCGCACTGAAGCAGGCCTGCACCGCGAACGTCACCAACGGCGTCGCCGGCACCACCACCGCAGACTGCACCCAGGTGAACAACGCGATCACCTCGGTGGGCATCTGATCCCTCTCCATCCCGCGAAGTAACAGATGGTGCCCCTTCCCAGCACGGGAAGGGGCACCATCTGTTCTCTCGCGAGGAGCCGGAGCCGTGCCTACGATGGCTTCATGGGAGCGGTGCAGGGGGAAAGCGTCATCCGGGTGACTCGTGCGAGCACGAACAACCTGAGGAATGTCAGTGTGGACGTGCCCAAGAAGGCGCTGACCGTGGTCACCGGGGTGTCGGGATCCGGGAAATCCTCGTTGGTGCTCGACACCATCGCCGCGGAAGCCCAGCGGCTGGTCAACGACTCCTACCCGACCTTCGTCCGCAACCGCCTGCCGCAGCTCCCCGCCCCGGAAGTCCAGGCCATGGGAGGCCTCACCTTCACAGCCCTCATCGATCAGCGGCGGTTCACCGGCAACGCACGGTCCACGGTGGCGACGGCGTCCGACGTCGCGCCCTTGCTGCGGCTGGTGTTCTCCCGCATCGGGGAACCCTCCGCCGGTTACTCCCCGGCATACTCCTTCAACGACCCCACCGGCATGTGCCCCCGGTGCGAAGGGCTGGGCACGGTGGTCGACATCGACGTCGAGGCGCTGATCGATCCCGCGAAGAACATCGACGAGGGCCCGGTGCGCTTCAGCCAGTTCCGGCCCGGCGTCTACCGCTGGAAGCGTTTCGCCTACAGCGGGCTGTTCGACCGGAAGAAGCCGCTCGGCGAGTACACCCCGGAGGAAATGGATCTCTTCCTCTACGCCGATCAGCTCAAGCTTGAGGACCCGGACCCGCGGTTCCCCAAGACCGCGCGGTTCGACGGCGTCGTCACCCGGATGCGCGACGTGTACGTCAAGAACCGTCCGGAGAAGATCGCGGCGCCGGTGCGCGAAGAACTGGATCACCTCACGTCCCGCCGCACCTGTCCCGATTGCCACGGCGCCCGGCTGAATGCCGCAGCCCGGAACAGCCTGATCGACGGCCGTTCGATCGCCGACTGGTCCGCCCTGTCCGTGGCGGAACTCCGCACCCTCCTGGAGGAGATGGACGACCTGCGGGTGGAGCCCGCCCTGGTGGGGATCCGCCACACACTCGACGCGCTGCTGTCCGTGGGCCTGGGGTACCTCTCCCTGGACCGCCAGTCGTCGACGCTGTCCGGCGGGGAGGCCCAGCGCGTGAAGATCGTGCGCCACCTGGGCAGCGCCCTCACCGATGTCACCTATGTCTTCGACGAGCCGTCCACCGGGCTGCACCCCGCCGATGTCCGTCGCCTCAACCGGCTCCTGCACAGGCTGCGGGACGAGGGCAACACCGTGCTCGTGGTGGAGCACCACCCGCAGGTGATCCGGGTCGCCGATCACGTGATCGACATCGGCCCCGGCGCCGGTCCGGACGGTGGCACGGTCCAGTTCGAGGGAACGCCGGACGCACTGGCGGAGAGCGGCACCCTCACGGGACGGCTGATCTCGCGACCGCTCCACCTCAAGGAGACGCCCCGGGTGCCACGAGGCGCCGTCACCGTGCGGCAGGCGGCCGCCCACAATCTGCGCGGCTTCGACGTCGACGTGCCGCTCGGCGTCCTCACCGCGGTGACCGGCGTCGCGGGCTCCGGCAAGAGCTCCTTCGCCACCGCGGAACTGCCGCGCCAGCATCCGGAGTTCACCGTGGTGGGCCAGGACCCGCTCCGCGGCGGGGTCCGCTCCACATCCCTCAGCGTCCTCGGCATCGCCGACGAGGTCCGCGACGTGTTCGCCGACGCCGGCGGGCTCGCCCCGGCCTGGTTCAGCTTCAACTCGAAGGGCGCCTGCCCCGCGTGCAAGGGCAAGGGCTACATCACGACGGAACTCGCGTTCCTGGACGACGTCGCCACGCCCTGCGACGTGTGCGGCGGCGCACGGTTCAACGGCGAAGCGCTGAGCGTGCGGATCGGCGGCCACACCATCGCCGACGTCCTGACCATGACCGCGGCATCCGTGGCCCGGCTCTTCTCGGAGCATCCGGCGATCGTCTCCGCCATGACCTGGCTGGAACGGGTGGGTCTGGGGTACCTCGCCGTGGGGCAGTCCCTCGACACCCTGTCCGGCGGGGAGAAGCAGCGGCTCCTCCTGGCCCGGCACCTGCAGGCCTCCGGCGACCTCGGCGCCGAACGCATCGTGCTGGACGAACCCACCACGGGCCTCCACCCGAGTGATGTGGACCGGATCAACGATCTGTTCGCGGAGCTCGTGGACGCGGGCGCGACCCTCGTAGTGGTGGAGCACAATCTCCGGGTCGTCGCGCAGGCCGACCACGTCATCGACATCGGCCCCGGAGCCGGATCGGACGGGGGAAGCCTGCTGTTCGCCGGCCGCCCCGCGGATCTGCTCGAGTGCGCCGACTCGCAGACCGGCCATGCCCTCGCTCTGGCCTCGGCGCGCTGAGACCGGCCGGCGAGGAGGAGGTCGGCAGTGGCCGCGGAACAGTCTTCACATCGCGTCTGGATCCTCCAGGCGACGGAACACCTCATCGGTTCGACCCTGCACGGGGGCACCACGGTCCCGCGGTTCATGATCGACACGCTGCGGCTGGTGAAGCCGTCGTCCCTGGACCGCTTCGCCTTCTCCGCCGCGGAACGCCAGACCATCGGCGCGGCCATGATCATGGCCCAGGTCCGCGTCAACGATCTGACGGCCGCCCTGGACCTGGCGGAAACTGTGCGGGAATCGCGGCTGGCGGTCGCGCCCGTCGCCACGGACGCCGTCCCCGCCTTCCTGGCCCTGGAGGCGGCACTGTCCGAAGCAGCCCTCGCCGCCGGCCTGTCCACCTCCGCCCTGGAGCACGGCGTCCGGCTCGCCGACTACGCCGCGGCCCATGGAGATCCCCGCTGGATTCAGCGAGCCCACGGTCTGCTGGCGGCGGCCGCGGCTTTCGGAGGCGAGCATCTTCTGGCGGAGGACCATCTGAACGCCCTCCGGAGTCTTGCCCGCGAACAGGGCTGGGACACCCGCCGGGCCGAGTACATGGAGGGCATCGCGGAATCCCTCCTCGCCTTCACGCAGGCGAACCGGGGAAGGATGGACCGTCTCCTGCCCCGGGTCGAAGCGCTGCAGGGGGCCGACGCGAGCGCCGCGTCGCTCGTGGTCATGGTGTCCGTGCTGTGCCATGTCCTGCACGGCCGGCTCCACGAGGCCATGGCCCAGGCGTCATTGCTGGCCATGGGCAAGAGCCAGCCGTTCACGCCGAAGCTCCTCCGCGACTACGCCGTGTCCCTTCAGGCGTTCCTCCTCATCCTCCGCGGTGATCCCCTTCGCGCGCAGGGCATGCTGCGGGGCCTGGAATCCTCGGAGAACCACTTCCTCTGCACCGGCACGCTGCGCGCGTCGGCGGCGCTGCAGCTTCAGGACTACCGGGGCGTCCTGAGCGGGACGAGCGACTGCCTCCAACTGCGCAGCGCCCACAACCTCTGGACGCTGCCCCAGGTGCTGCTGCGCCGGTCCATCGCGAACTTCCGGCTCGGCAACACCCAGACGGCCCTTCACGAGTTCGGCGACGCGGTGCAGCTCCTCCGGCTCTCGGCTTCAGGCCCGGCCCTGCTGACCACACCGGTCCCGGAGCTCGAGTACCTCGCGGCCCGGCTGGCACAGCACTCCCCCGAGCTGGCAGCCGACGCGGCACTCCTGGTCCGGCAGGCCGACGACGTGCTGCAGACCGCGGAGCCGGCGCTCGTGCTGCCCGCGTTGTCCGAGCGGGAACGGCTCGTCGCCACCATGCTACGGTCGGACACGCCACTCCCGCAGATCGCGCAGCAACTCCACGTCGCCCCGAGCACCGTGAAGTCCCAGGCGATCGCCATCTACCGCAAGCTCCAGGTGAACTCCCGCCAGGAGGCCGTGGAACTTCTGGAGCGCAGCGGCTTCTTCGAAAGCTGAGACGCCGTTCACCACCCTGCGTGACGGGCTTCACGGAACCGGCCGCAGCAGGTGGAAAGCCCGGTGGAAAAACACTCCGATCCCGCTCCGCCGCACGTCCGCCCGGATAGTTTCTCCAGGTCAGGCAGGCCCTTCTGAGGCCCTGCGCAGTCCCGGCCGCAGCGAGCCGCCGGGCCGGAGATTTCCAGGAGCCCCCATGACCGAGCACTTCCACAGCCACCACAGGACCCCCGCGGAGGCGGGTCCCGGGGGTATCCAGCCTCTGGATCTTCCGGCCGGCACCGGGCGGCCGCAGCACTCGCGGCGCTCGGTGGTCAGGGCGGCCGCGTGGTCGGTCCCGGTGATCGCGGCGGCTGTGGCGGCCCCGGCCGCCGTCGCGAGCGCGGCTCCCGGGCTCATGCTGACCGGGGTGCCGGGCGTCGTCGTCGCAGGGGCACTGGT
The nucleotide sequence above comes from Arthrobacter woluwensis. Encoded proteins:
- a CDS encoding M4 family metallopeptidase; the protein is MSIAILSAECWRSPSARRPDPSSSKSGDQQLGTGHLSRFVQVIDGHEVAGSSVAQTLDKDGALIQAMGSVATGTTSATFPQQRDLAKGEKAAKEAAATQVKLPASKAKVTKTVWYAPALAGFPEGGTVGQPAYQVVVSNKDASFTVTVAATGAPTVLATATNTHELNRAVCDANRYSAVTYDDLKCGVGTKNVLKRKEGQAASTVADVNAVYNFFGDTSSFYAANTNAGDLTTLVGANYNDGVGTAIRGSVRQCVSGDSCPYTNAFWSDEISAMVYGEGVTTDDVTGHELTHGVTSKTNGLLYQNESGAINESMSDIFGELTDITNGSADDTAANRWKMGEGSSLGVIRDMKSPKNYQQPGDLQGHVLARDQHQPEPEQRPGRRPHQQRRGQQAGLPDHRRRDLQRSDHHRPGRPQDGRAVLDHADPAAVQRHVRLPQERTEAGLHRERHQRRRRHHHRRLHPGEQRDHLGGHLIPLHPAK
- a CDS encoding helix-turn-helix transcriptional regulator: MAAEQSSHRVWILQATEHLIGSTLHGGTTVPRFMIDTLRLVKPSSLDRFAFSAAERQTIGAAMIMAQVRVNDLTAALDLAETVRESRLAVAPVATDAVPAFLALEAALSEAALAAGLSTSALEHGVRLADYAAAHGDPRWIQRAHGLLAAAAAFGGEHLLAEDHLNALRSLAREQGWDTRRAEYMEGIAESLLAFTQANRGRMDRLLPRVEALQGADASAASLVVMVSVLCHVLHGRLHEAMAQASLLAMGKSQPFTPKLLRDYAVSLQAFLLILRGDPLRAQGMLRGLESSENHFLCTGTLRASAALQLQDYRGVLSGTSDCLQLRSAHNLWTLPQVLLRRSIANFRLGNTQTALHEFGDAVQLLRLSASGPALLTTPVPELEYLAARLAQHSPELAADAALLVRQADDVLQTAEPALVLPALSERERLVATMLRSDTPLPQIAQQLHVAPSTVKSQAIAIYRKLQVNSRQEAVELLERSGFFES
- a CDS encoding excinuclease ABC subunit UvrA → MGAVQGESVIRVTRASTNNLRNVSVDVPKKALTVVTGVSGSGKSSLVLDTIAAEAQRLVNDSYPTFVRNRLPQLPAPEVQAMGGLTFTALIDQRRFTGNARSTVATASDVAPLLRLVFSRIGEPSAGYSPAYSFNDPTGMCPRCEGLGTVVDIDVEALIDPAKNIDEGPVRFSQFRPGVYRWKRFAYSGLFDRKKPLGEYTPEEMDLFLYADQLKLEDPDPRFPKTARFDGVVTRMRDVYVKNRPEKIAAPVREELDHLTSRRTCPDCHGARLNAAARNSLIDGRSIADWSALSVAELRTLLEEMDDLRVEPALVGIRHTLDALLSVGLGYLSLDRQSSTLSGGEAQRVKIVRHLGSALTDVTYVFDEPSTGLHPADVRRLNRLLHRLRDEGNTVLVVEHHPQVIRVADHVIDIGPGAGPDGGTVQFEGTPDALAESGTLTGRLISRPLHLKETPRVPRGAVTVRQAAAHNLRGFDVDVPLGVLTAVTGVAGSGKSSFATAELPRQHPEFTVVGQDPLRGGVRSTSLSVLGIADEVRDVFADAGGLAPAWFSFNSKGACPACKGKGYITTELAFLDDVATPCDVCGGARFNGEALSVRIGGHTIADVLTMTAASVARLFSEHPAIVSAMTWLERVGLGYLAVGQSLDTLSGGEKQRLLLARHLQASGDLGAERIVLDEPTTGLHPSDVDRINDLFAELVDAGATLVVVEHNLRVVAQADHVIDIGPGAGSDGGSLLFAGRPADLLECADSQTGHALALASAR